In Cytophagales bacterium, the following are encoded in one genomic region:
- a CDS encoding DUF4238 domain-containing protein: MSLGKVNKRSKNAQTDASWRHHYIPKFLIEGFTNADNKVFVYDKLEDGGQGKIRNKPVPPKSIFFEKHRNTMVFDTGTSSVIEDYTYNKLDTYYSKFFRELKSYTEGNEEIPNGPLYGLHLFVMNLFWRIPAQDPAAKRLSDVINEGIEDSGLLKALGKHQKTAFSKLTLSQASKNLEKEPHYKVFTCDDPIFILTDNPTVYERRAEQFKELDELKYIFPVSSQMVFVYSGYNRSYLKLSPKIVRLYNALAIDQSVRYTVSFDRENLESNVKTWKDLKERNLLEKYKQTLFSI; encoded by the coding sequence ATGAGTTTGGGAAAAGTAAATAAACGTTCGAAGAACGCGCAGACTGATGCTTCGTGGCGTCATCATTACATCCCTAAGTTTCTTATCGAAGGCTTTACGAATGCAGATAACAAAGTATTTGTTTACGACAAACTTGAAGATGGTGGGCAAGGGAAAATCAGGAATAAACCTGTTCCTCCTAAGAGCATTTTCTTTGAAAAACATCGTAATACGATGGTATTTGATACAGGTACCTCTTCTGTAATTGAAGATTATACCTACAATAAACTCGACACGTATTACAGCAAGTTCTTTCGGGAATTGAAGTCATATACCGAAGGGAATGAAGAAATCCCTAATGGTCCTCTCTATGGGCTCCATTTATTTGTTATGAATCTCTTCTGGAGGATTCCAGCACAAGATCCAGCCGCTAAAAGGTTAAGTGATGTAATCAATGAAGGTATTGAGGATTCCGGTCTGTTGAAAGCACTTGGCAAACATCAAAAGACTGCCTTTTCTAAACTTACCCTTTCGCAAGCGAGTAAAAACCTAGAAAAGGAACCTCATTACAAAGTTTTCACCTGTGATGATCCGATATTCATCCTTACCGACAATCCAACTGTTTATGAAAGGCGTGCGGAACAGTTTAAAGAGTTGGATGAGCTGAAGTACATCTTCCCCGTTTCATCTCAAATGGTCTTTGTCTATTCGGGATATAATAGAAGTTACCTGAAACTTTCGCCCAAAATAGTCCGCCTATATAATGCCTTGGCTATAGATCAATCGGTTCGTTATACGGTCTCTTTTGATAGAGAAAACTTGGAAAGTAATGTCAAGACTTGGAAAGATTTAAAGGAAAGAAACTTATTAGAAAAGTATAAA